The window aaagctctaggaggagttagggTTAGAATGTTTGGTCTCTGTTTAcggattttgaaaaaaccctaaacaaagtttgtagaataacagtttgTTGATTTCATCAATCCAGCATAATTACATGTCCTTTTGGGTGGATTTTTTCACATATTCTGCTTTTAAGCCTCAAGTATCTCTTCTATGTacattttatcatatgtatttgtCTGTGGTTCCCGTTCACAGGTACACTGGCCATGTAAATAAAGGCTATAAGCTTGACTGCTGTTTGTCTGAAAAAGATACACATGTATTAAGCTGTTCAGAGGATGGCCATGTTTACTACTGGGATCTGGTGGAGGTGAGAAGAATTTCAAGTTAGATGAATAGAGAGCCAGAATATGACCAATACTATGACAAACGAGTATAATGTAAGCATATTTAATAATTATCATCCTGTAATCTCCCCCTTTAGGGTTCCTTGACTTTAAAGTTGCCTGTTGGGAAAGCTGTCGTCCAGTCACTGTCCTTTCACCCAACGGAGCCCCTACTTTTGACTGCTATGGAGGGACGTGTTCAAGTATGGGGGGCAGAGTCAGATGAAGAGGCCGTGGAAGATGTCAAACAGAGTTGAATACCAAACACAAGCGCAGGACTCACTTTAATGAGAACAAATATGAATCATTATTTTGTCGGAGCTGGGATtgtattaattttgttttgtacGCTAAAACTAACagataataaagtgtttcttaaaaaTAAGTACTGGTAAAGACTACTCTTTTAATTGCGATATTTAATTGCTACAAATGTCTAGAATTGGCAAATATTTACAAAAACTATtaacaaagttatttttctgtagaatatcttcagaaatggtatttgggatttttttttagctattatTTTTGGATCTATGTTGTATGTTAGCAGACAATTACAGTTCAGCATTCAGCACAGAATGAAACGACAAACTTTCGGTTGTATTTTTAATCAGAGCTGTACTCAAGgcacacaaaatataaaaagattaacaataatttaataggcatttaaaaatgggtttcaaataaataaataatttataatacataaataaagttccatttttggTTCGGATTGGACAATTCTTCGGAACAAGTGATCATTCTCACTTAAAAACTCGAAAATGGGGTTCTCAAACATGTCATTGTGTTGTCAGAAACCAAAATTGAACATTTCAAACCTGAATGTTCTGACAATGTCAAAAGAAATATCAGCCAAATAGGCCATGTCGTCAAAGAAAAAAACACGTACAACATTATACATATCAATACATACACATTATTACAATCAAAACCTTAGGAATGTGAGCCATTGTCTTCCTGAATTAGTGTATTTAAAACAGCCGTTTGTTTAAATTCAAAATCAGCTTATTGTCTCTAAACCAATAGGATAAGCAAATAGTTGAAGAGCTTGACTGGCAACCCTTGTCCCTACCCCATACAGACACATGCagcggcagcgagtttctccacttTGTGCCAGCGGTGGTTGTTGTCAAGGAAGGCCATGTCTTCATGGTGAGTGGGGCGACAGCAGGGCTGGTGATGCCAGTGGCCGGTGTATTTCAGGACGCCACTCAGCAGCAGGTTGGTGAGTGTCAGATCGTGGTTGGTGGCAAGGCGAGGGCAGGTCCCGCTGCAGTACTTAAACAGCACCGTCTCGTCCGAGTCGTAGCCCAGCCCGAGTTCTCGCACCTGAAGGAGGATGGAGTGCAGAGCGCATGGGGACTCAACACTGCGGGGCAACCGCACCACCCTTTTCAAGTGCCTCTCAGAGCCCTCCTTTTCTTCACTCTCACCTCCTCTTTTCTCTTCATCACGGAGTTCCGACTTTGGGGAGTCAGTCTTACCTTGGTCTTctgaaaaagacaacaaaaactaACTTTTTTTTGAAGATAATGTGAGTGGTACTTGCCTGGCAAAACTCTGCACCTCCATGCTAGCgtgttgtaggtggttgtcagggtgttaAGATGCAGTTGCtgtggtgttttgggtggttgcttactggcctgaTATCTTGGTCCCTAATTATAGCTCTGGTCTCTACTTTAAGTCTGTTTTATCGTCCACAGGTTGAACTGTAAATATGATTGCTTAAAAAAGTACTATCACACTTTACCTTTACAAACTGATCTCAGGTATCATTCACGTCTGCAGCACAAACAGTATGGGAGGAGTTAAGctcaaatttaataaattatggtgaggtgtttgttcaaatccctgaccctaaccctaagtatgagcaatagttacTAAATGGTTCGGATACCAAACTCTTTAACATTTGAAACAGGTATGTAGTTGCTTTAGATAAGTGATGCTCAAGAATCCTCTAATAAATCTACAGAAAGTTTGTTTCCCTATACCCAAAGGTCATGACCTCCAGCCTTACCTAGTAGTGCCCTGAGCCAATGTCCTTCTCCTGCTTGAACGCAAAACAGCAGAACGGTGATCTTAAGCAATGAACGCATCATTGTTCATCACCTCTTTTCTCTTGTTGTCTTCTTCAGGATGAGAGCATAGGTGTTGCTAAGACACGACATAGCCACCGTCTCTTTTATAGCCATCTAAGCGGGTCAGAGCTTTTGGGGCGGAGGGGATGATGGGGTGCGGCCAGGATGGGAGGGAGGTGGAATAACCCCTTTGTTGCCGGTCTCTCACCTGGTCTCATGACTATGATTGGAGGcaactttatttatttgtaatttttggtCAAAAGGCCAGGCATAGGGATAATGTTGTAGAGAATGGATAAGACTATGTAAAATAGGGGTAAATTGCTTAAAGCTGTGGGTTATTTCAAGCCAGACTGGGGAAGACATGTCTTGAGGTCAAGCTGACATACGTGGAGTTGACCAATAGCAAGGGTCACATTTTTGGCACTTGGGAATGTTGGAAAAACTGATTAATTGATGTTATGGCACATCACTGAACTATACATATACATTGAACTGTAATGTACATAATATAGAAAAGTGGCATTAGGGAACAAGGAAAAGTAAGGGTTAACTGCATGAAGGATGGAAGATCATAATTAAAAAGAACTAAATAGATGACAGAAGTTATTTACAGAAGAAATTCCAAGAAGAATGTCTGTCTTCTGAAACATAAATTTGAGgatttaaagaaaatgtgatttatttatttaattttttcttcattCCTTATGTAACTATGAAGACAAGAATCCTGCAATGCTGGAGGAATCAGTGAATACACATGGCTTACGGGAATATCTCAGCTAAGACAGTAACAGAAACTCACAGAAAAAGTTTACTGTTAAATTTAAAAGGTGATATTTAGAGTgctttttagtttatttattttattttttttaagacatcACTTGTCATGTGCTCAAGATCATGATGGTACAGGCTTCTTATTAGAAAGAGAATGCAATACTGATAATTCAACAAATACCtccttaatataatttattacaaaatGATGTTAACAGGGCTGACATTTTAAGCTTCATGTATGATGATGTCATTTGGAAAGAATTCTAATTTGCAGATAACTATGTTTGGAGAAATTTGTTGTTACATGGatatatactgttttatttattataattttttctaaaccttttaattaagttaaaatttaattttagtcTAAAATCAACAGTGATTCTTAAATTCAGTGCagttgcactgtaaaaaaagcaaacaattctgttaaatttaccgTAAAATAATACAGTAACCATCTTTCAGGCATTACCAgatgtcattttgatgcctgCATATTTTACGGTACACTAcagtttataatatttatttatataaacttAATATACTAACCTTGCCGaactataaaaatctgcttttcattttaaaatgtattgttaaacaCTGTAGTAACAACACAAGGCAACATGATGACATATAGTCatctcttccaggagcaatgaccaacaCAGATTTTATGTTTAcccacataaacacaaaacatcatCAGGGCAACAACACATTTGActctaaaataatgcaataaacattaacttaacatcataaaaataacatagaacaccccaatgtacataactgataccacaaataagaagaaacataactatttccataaaatataatgaaatgtaatgggtgaCGCAGGCAATGGCAATTGTTTTTCACCTTAAtattaacaatagtttaccataaaagtacatgtactgtattCCTTTGTTAAACATAAAAAACAGTTTTGTCATTGtatacattttgcataaaaaaacgtcatattttactgtaaaaatacatgtattgtcttgttaaatatattataattttttaccattaaagccgaaacatactctactcaagtacgtgaatgcagatgTGAGCGCTTGGCCACCAAAATGCCAACTCGTGATCcgctgaacatgcttaacgtgtgTTCTTGCGTTATGGCTGAGACATACTGTACTCTTTGCGTTTTGAAACGTGTCAGACGGCAATTCATACCTTAACGCAACGACGTGTTGCATTGTCaacgttgccgcaaggggcgctatagcgagattagtgtgaacttattttaaaattgactggaaaacatttttttaacctCACTCAATCCAATCTCTGCTTTCATTTAGGAGTTTTTGTTAAAAACATAATtgattttcataattttaaagaaaaaagaatgcaaaaatattacagtaaaaaacatttatggtTAACAAGGTGGTTACCTTaagggccgaaacatactctacacaagtacgttAACGCAGAGGCATCGTGCaacgcaagcttgatttcacgtGTTGTTGCGTACGCATTGCACTCttaacgttgccacaaggggcgctatagtgagattagtgtgaactgtccacttctacagtgagttttgtctttcaacTCAACTACTGTCATCTTCATGTAGGCCAGAGACAGAGCAGGACTGCTCTCTTGTCCCCAGACACATATGGGAAAGAGTGAACTTCATGCATAAGACAGAATGGATTTGAAATAGCGATTTGTCTCGCTGGTGAAATGAAAGTATGATTCATTCCTTTTTTGATTCCTTCGTTCCTCACTCCTATTTGACTCCCAAGTTCAACTGAAATATGATTCATAACTTGCATGAACTGTGGAGATGATGAAAGTGATAAAGTTTAGAGGAAGAGAGGGATTAATCTAGCATCATTTTGTCATTATTACCATATATTATCAATTAAATTAATctatttagttttttaaattatttttaaaaagtgatgCCGTACAGTAGACCTGTTGCAGTGTtcttgtttggtttgtttttcatatggtttctgtgtaaattaggccacaaaaattaaaataaaatgataattgcAAATGGAATTTAATTGAATGAATGATGAATAATCAAGAGAAGGGGCAGGATTTGGATACAGTGGGGGATATGATAGCCCTTCTGGCATGTTCTGACAGAGGAATTCAAAACTGTCTGAATCTCATATCAAAGTCACAGATTGAAAAAACACTCTAACACTTGCACACTGTAAAACACATGGTGACATGGGAAGGAGATGTGGACTTGCAGCCCATCAGATGGAAAGAGCTTTGTCTGTCTGATACAAATCACAAGAGCTCACCTATGCATGCTCCTTTGGATTTATTCTTAAAGTCTCAGCATTCCTTATTCATTGTTTTCTGATAAGACTAAGAAAAGTCAGTAAAGGCAAGACATCACAAAACGGTGCAGAACTGTATTGTGAGAGTATAACGGCTCTTAAAATCTGAACCGCACTGAACACCTTTGTGTGGCCTTTAGTTGGGAAACATCATTGGACCACACCACATTATTTATAGTCAACGTTCTTATGCTTTGTGCTAAAAACAGTATTATATTCTATAAATTATTTTCCCCATAACAGAGTTGAACTATTGAGCTTGATGAGAGCAAAAACCACGGACATGATAAAGCCTATTAGACAACCCCATTCTCCCCCCTTGCGCACTCTATTAATATCCTATTATTAAAGACAAGAAGTATAATATCACTTTGCTGAGTTTGGAATGTTATACTGGATTTCTGCCTGAATTTTACATACTAAAAAGCTTCCTTGGTCCCACTTTATTTTAGGTGTCTGGTGCAGGCTGATCCAGCAGATGGAAAATAACTCCAATAACTCAGATGATTTGTAGAAGGAATAA of the Myxocyprinus asiaticus isolate MX2 ecotype Aquarium Trade chromosome 49, UBuf_Myxa_2, whole genome shotgun sequence genome contains:
- the LOC127438103 gene encoding persephin; translated protein: MRSLLKITVLLFCVQAGEGHWLRALLEDQGKTDSPKSELRDEEKRGGESEEKEGSERHLKRVVRLPRSVESPCALHSILLQVRELGLGYDSDETVLFKYCSGTCPRLATNHDLTLTNLLLSGVLKYTGHWHHQPCCRPTHHEDMAFLDNNHRWHKVEKLAAAACVCMG